The segment CATCATGAAGCTGACGACGGAGGGCATGGACAGTTTGGTGATCTCCGACAGTCCCACCGGCGACAGGAAGAGCTCGCCCGTCGTGTGGAACATGTAGAGCAGGGCCAGGAGGATGATCGGCATCCGGAAGGCCGAGTCGGCCAGGCCTGCCCCCCAGACCACGACCATGAAGCCCAGCCCCACCTGGATCAGACCCAGACCGAACTTGAACGTCGGGTCCGGATCACGCCTGGCCCGGCCCAGCGCAACCCACAGGGCCGCGAAGATAGGCGCGAAGATCAGGATGAACCCGGCGTTGAACGATTGGGTCTGGGATGCGGTCATCGTCGTGTCGATGAAGATGCCCTGGCCCACCAGACCGGCGGCGGCGACCTGCTCGGGTGTGCCGAGCGTCAGAGGGCCGATCTGCAGGGCGCTGGCCAGCAGATTCAGGTCCACATTGCGGTCCGCGAACAGGTTCAGCGACGTGCCGGCCTGCTCGAACAGGGTGAAGAAAAGAACCGATCCAAACACCAGGACCACAGCCAGCATCATGCGTTGGCGCTGTGCCCAGGTCTTGCAGATCACGGCCATGACATAGCCGATGAAGGCCAGGGACGCGATCGTGGACACGCCCAGGACCCAGCCGACCACCGTGTTGCGCTGAACCAGCCACCACACCGGGATGACGCCCAGCAGACCGAAGAGATAGATTGACCATTCGCGGTTGAGCGGGCCCAGCAGCGGCTTCTTCAGATCGCCGGTGGCCGGAGCCTCGCCTTTCCCCTGAAGCAGGGGCTTGCCCAGGACGAACACGACGAAGCCCAGCGCCATGCCGACGCCGGCAAGGCCAAACCCGGCCCACCAGCCCACGGTCTGGCCCAGCAAGCCGCACAGGACGGCGGCCCAGAACGAGCCGAGGTTGATGCCATAGTAGTAGAGGGTGAAGCCGGCATCACGGCGGGGGTCGCCCTGGGGGTACAGCTGGCCCACCAAAGTCGAGATGTTGGGTTTCAGGAAGCCGACGCCCATGATGATCAGCGAAATGGCCAGAAAGAAGACGCTCTCGCCGATGGGGTCGCGCTGTGCCTTCAGCTCATACTGGTCGGCGGGAATGACGGCGGGAAGCGCAGAGCCGGCCGGCAAGCCTTCGATCGCCAATCCGCCACCCTCGGCCGGGCCGTAGGCGTAGGTAGTCCCATTGAGGATGATCCCCGTCTGGCCGGCGTCGCCGCGACCCTGGGTGGCGATCTGGTAGGTCTGGTTGGCATAGGTGAGCGTCTGGGTCGTGTCGCGACCCTCGTAGGCCATCATGGAGTGGCCTGCGACGAGCAGGACAGCCCCGAAAGCGATCGCCTTGCGCGTGCCGATGAACCGGTCGGCCAGGATGCCGCCAATCAGGGGCAGCAGATAGACCAGCGAGGTATAGGAGCCATAGATCGATCCTGCCGCGCTGTCGCTGAACAGGAAATGCTGGGTCAGGTAGAAGATCAGCAGGCCGCGCATGCCGTAGTAGGAAAACCGCTCCCACATCTCGGCGAAAAAGCAGATCAACAGGCCACGCGGGTGGGTCTTGAGGATCTGGAGAAGGACGGGAATCCCCGTGACCAGGGTAATGACGATGCCGATAAGGACGACGATGTTCACGACGCGTCCCCCCCGAACCTGGTGTGTTTCCCGGTGCACGGCCGATCTGCCGCGCGCGCACTGTCCGTCCTGATCAACGCTTCACTCCCATCCAGGCGCCCGTCCCGGCGCTTCGTTGGGGCATAAGCAGCACGGCGGGCAAGGCCGGACAAGCCTTATGGGTAATGAAAGCGTCACGACCGATGCGCAGTGCGGGCGCGGGCAAGGGATCAGGCGGTGCCGATCAGGAGCGCTCTCGAACCCGCCCAAGGGCATAATGAGAAGAAATCGCAACTTTCGGCGTATCGTCGCACGTTCCGTGCTGTCTGATGAAGCCACACTCGCCCGACAGGGAAATCATTTGCGCTGACGGCCTCGCCTGTCGTTATATGTTGCCATGCAACAGAAAGGCCCCACCGGACCCACCGGGTTCGTCGTTCAACCGCGTCGCCTGCCCAAGGCGGAGGCGTCCATGCGCGTGCAGGATTTCGGCGAGATCATCGTCAAACCGACGACCGAAAACCTGGAAGTCCAGGCCGGGCGCTGTACCGACTGCGGCGTGCCCTTCTGCCAGACCGCCTGCCCGTTGCAGAACAACATCCCCGACTGGCTGGGCCTGTCCGCCGAGAACGAACTGCGCGAGGCCTGGAAGATCGCCTCTGCCACCTCGACCATGCCTGAGATCTGCGGCCGCATCTGTCCGCAGGACCGGCTGTGCGAGGGCTCCTGCACCCTGAACCAGTCGGGCTGGGAGGCCGTGACCATCGGCTCTGTCGAGGCCTTCATCGGCGACACGGCCTTCGACAACGGCTGGGTCGAGCCGATCCGTCCCCTGCATGAGCGCCCGGAGAGCGTCGGCATCGTCGGGGCCGGCCCCGCCGGTATGGCCGCCGCCGATCGTCTGCGCGAGCAGGGCTATCAGGTCACGGTCTACGACCGCCATGACCGCCCGGGTGGCCTGCTGATCTATGGCATCCCCGGCTTCAAGCTGGAGAAGCGCGTCGTCCAGCGCCGCATCGATCGCCTGATCGACGGCGGCGTGACCTTCGTCACCCACTGCGACGTCGGAACGGACGTCACCCTGACCGAACTGCGCGAAAGGCACGATGCGGTCCTGCTGGCCATGGGCGTCTATCAGGCCCGGGCGCTGCAGGTTCCCGGTGCAGGCCCCGGCGACACCCTGCCCGCCCTGGACTTCCTGATCCACCAGAACCGCCGCGACCTGGGTGAGGCGGACGAAGCCACCGGCCATCATGCGCGCGGTCGCAACGTCGTCGTCATCGGCGGCGGCGACACGGCGATGGACTGCGTCCGCACCGCCATCCGCCAGGGGGCCGAGAGCGTCACCTGCCTGTACCGCCGCGACCGCGAGAACATGCCCGGCTCGGCCCGTGAGGTCCTGAATGCCGAGGAAGAGGGTATCCATTTCGAATGGCTGGGCGCGCCCAAGGCCCTGATGAGCCGCGACGGTTCGATCTCGGCCGTCCGCGCGGCGCGCATGGCCCTGTCGGAACCCGAGTTCGGCAAGCGCCGCGAGATCGTGCCGGTTCCGGGGGCTGATTTCGACCTGAAGGCCGACCTCGTCATCGAGGCGCTGGGCTTTGAGCCGGAGGATTTCGCCGCCCATCACGACGCGCTCAGCCTGACCGAATGGAACACGGTGGCCACCGCGCGGTCCGGCTTCGCCACCAGCCTGCCCGGCGTCTATGCGGCGGGCGATGCCGTGCGCGGGGCCTCGCTGGTCGTCTGGGCCGTGCGCGACGGCCAGGACGCCGCCGCCGAGATCGACCGCTATCTGAAGGCCCGCACGCAGGAGCAGGCCGCATGACCTGGCTGACCCAATACCAACAGGACCGGCAGCGGCTGATCGACGCCCATGCCTATGAACCGGCGTCGGAGAAGGACGCCTGCGGGGTCGGCCTGGTCGCCGCCATCGACGGTGTGCCGCGCCGCGAGGTGGTCGAGCTGGCCATCAAGTCGTTGAAGAACGTCGCCCACCGGGGTGCGGTGGATCCCGACGGCCTGTCGGGCGACGGGGCCGGTCTGATGGTCGAGGCCCCCCAGGCCTTCTTCGCCGAACAGGTCCGCGTCATCGGCCAGACCCTGCGGCCCGGCCCGATCGCCATCGGCCAGATCTTCCTGCCCCGTACGGATCTGGGGGCCCAGGACCGCGCCCGCGCCATCGTCGAAACCGAGGTCCTGCGGGCCGGTTTCACCATCTACGGCTGGCGCCAGACACCCATCGACCTGGCCGTCGTGGGATCGAAGGCCGACGCCACCCGCCCCGAGATCGAGCAGGTCATGCTGGCCGCCCCGGTCGATCTGATTGACGACACCGAGGCCCTGGAGCGCGAGCTCTATCTGATCCGTCGGCGCATCGAGAGCGCGGTCATCGCCGAGAGCGTGCCAGGCTTCTACATCTGCTCGCTGTCGGCGCGGTCGCTGATCTACAAGGGCATGGTCCGGGCCGAGCTGCTGGACCAGCTGTATCCCGACCTGCTCGATCCGACCTTCCAGTCCGCCTACGCCATCTTCCACCAGCGCTATTCGACCAACACCTTCCCCGAATGGCGGCTGGCCCAGCCGTTCCGGATGCTGGCCCACAACGGCGAGATCAATACGCTGAAGGGCAATCTGAACTGGATGCGATCGCACGAGATCCGCATGACGGCCCAGGCGTTCGGCGAGCATGACGGGGACGTCAAGCCGGTGGTCCAGCCGGGGGGGTCCGACTCCGCATCGCTCGACAACGTCTTCGAGGTTCTGGTTCGCGCCGGCCGCCCGGCACCCATGGCCAAGGCCCTGCTGATCCCCGAGGCCTGGGCCCGCGACGAGGGCCTGAT is part of the Brevundimonas sp. AJA228-03 genome and harbors:
- a CDS encoding NAD(P)-dependent oxidoreductase, translating into MQQKGPTGPTGFVVQPRRLPKAEASMRVQDFGEIIVKPTTENLEVQAGRCTDCGVPFCQTACPLQNNIPDWLGLSAENELREAWKIASATSTMPEICGRICPQDRLCEGSCTLNQSGWEAVTIGSVEAFIGDTAFDNGWVEPIRPLHERPESVGIVGAGPAGMAAADRLREQGYQVTVYDRHDRPGGLLIYGIPGFKLEKRVVQRRIDRLIDGGVTFVTHCDVGTDVTLTELRERHDAVLLAMGVYQARALQVPGAGPGDTLPALDFLIHQNRRDLGEADEATGHHARGRNVVVIGGGDTAMDCVRTAIRQGAESVTCLYRRDRENMPGSAREVLNAEEEGIHFEWLGAPKALMSRDGSISAVRAARMALSEPEFGKRREIVPVPGADFDLKADLVIEALGFEPEDFAAHHDALSLTEWNTVATARSGFATSLPGVYAAGDAVRGASLVVWAVRDGQDAAAEIDRYLKARTQEQAA
- a CDS encoding peptide MFS transporter codes for the protein MNIVVLIGIVITLVTGIPVLLQILKTHPRGLLICFFAEMWERFSYYGMRGLLIFYLTQHFLFSDSAAGSIYGSYTSLVYLLPLIGGILADRFIGTRKAIAFGAVLLVAGHSMMAYEGRDTTQTLTYANQTYQIATQGRGDAGQTGIILNGTTYAYGPAEGGGLAIEGLPAGSALPAVIPADQYELKAQRDPIGESVFFLAISLIIMGVGFLKPNISTLVGQLYPQGDPRRDAGFTLYYYGINLGSFWAAVLCGLLGQTVGWWAGFGLAGVGMALGFVVFVLGKPLLQGKGEAPATGDLKKPLLGPLNREWSIYLFGLLGVIPVWWLVQRNTVVGWVLGVSTIASLAFIGYVMAVICKTWAQRQRMMLAVVLVFGSVLFFTLFEQAGTSLNLFADRNVDLNLLASALQIGPLTLGTPEQVAAAGLVGQGIFIDTTMTASQTQSFNAGFILIFAPIFAALWVALGRARRDPDPTFKFGLGLIQVGLGFMVVVWGAGLADSAFRMPIILLALLYMFHTTGELFLSPVGLSEITKLSMPSVVSFMMAVWFLASSIAQFVGGKIAGIAGTETVGGEVLDPGAALATSLSVFETLGWGGMIAGGLFILASFFIKGWSNGANDASNHPGPTLTDRGQEDGNVAAPATSTPG